A single region of the Triticum dicoccoides isolate Atlit2015 ecotype Zavitan chromosome 2B, WEW_v2.0, whole genome shotgun sequence genome encodes:
- the LOC119366559 gene encoding cationic peroxidase SPC4-like, with protein sequence MAMASSSGGWGALVLAFATVAVLLSPALSTPLDGAGFHSATCPQLESIVLSSVQAALQREVALAAGLLRIFFHDCFPQGCDASVYLKGSGTEQAMGPNTTLQPRALQLVEDIRAKVHAACGATVSCADISALATRDAVVLSGGPNYTVPQGQFDSLAPASQNVVDGLPSPRTASVSVLARAFSAKGLRDLADLVALSGAHTVGRTGCPFFQDRAQRMDDAFSRRLAANCSAPSPRPQNLDVVTPDLFDNGYYKALVNSQGVFTSDMALIKDRTTAPIVRQFAQSKDAFFAQFAKSMAKLATAPRPGGNVGEIRRSCFSRNARRAIDTVVDAGEEEGFAASA encoded by the coding sequence ATGGCGATGGCGAGCAGCAGCGGCGGCTGGGGCGCACTGGTTCTAGCCTTCGCTACCGTCGCCGTCCTGCTCTCCCCGGCGCTGTCCACCCCTCTGGACGGCGCCGGCTTCCACTCGGCGACGTGCCCGCAGCTGGAGAGCATCGTGCTGTCCTCCGTGCAGGCGGCGCTCCAGCGCGAGGTGGcgctcgccgccggcctcctccgcaTCTTCTTCCACGACTGCTTCCCGCAGGGCTGCGACGCGTCCGTCTACCTCAAGGGCAGCGGCACGGAGCAGGCCATGGGGCCTAACACCACGCTGCAGCCGCGCGCGCTGCAGCTCGTGGAGGACATCCGCGCCAAGGTGCACGCCGCGTGCGGCGCCACCGTGTCCTGCGCCGACATCTCGGCGCTCGCCACCCGCGACGCCGTCGTGCTCTCCGGCGGGCCCAACTACACCGTGCCCCAGGGCCAGTTCGACAGCCTCGCCCCGGCGTCTCAGAACGTCGTCGACGGCCTCCCGTCGCCACGCACCGCCAGCGTGTCCGTCCTCGCGCGCGCCTTCAGCGCCAAGGGCCTCCGTGACCTGGCCGACCTCGTGGCGCTCTCCGGCGCGCACACCGTCGGTAGGACCGGCTGTCCGTTCTTCCAAGACCGGGCCCAGCGCATGGACGACGCCTTCTCCCGGAGGCTGGCGGCCAACTGCAGCGCCCCCTCACCCCGGCCACAGAACCTGGACGTGGTGACCCCCGACCTGTTCGACAACGGGTACTACAAGGCGTTGGTGAACAGCCAGGGCGTGTTCACCTCCGACATGGCGCTCATCAAGGACCGCACCACGGCGCCCATCGTGAGGCAGTTCGCGCAGAGCAAGGACGCCTTCTTCGCGCAGTTCGCCAAGTCCATGGCCAAGCTCGCCACCGCGCCAAGGCCCGGCGGGAACGTCGGCGAGATCCGCCGCAGCTGCTTCAGCCGCAACGCGCGCCGCGCCATCGACACCGTCGTCGACGCCGGTGAAGAGGAGGGATTCGCGGCTTCTGCTTGA
- the LOC119366560 gene encoding cationic peroxidase SPC4-like — MAMASSSGGWGALVLAFVTVAVLLSPALCAPLDGAGFHTATCPQLESIVLSSVQAALQREVALAAGLLRIFFHDCFPQGCDASVYLKGSGTEQAMGPNTTLQPRALQLVEDIRAKVHAACGPTVSCADISALATRDAVVLSGGPNYTVPQGQFDSLAPASQNAVNALPSPATSSVSALARAFSAKGLRDLADLVALSGAHTVGRTGCPFFRDRAQRMDDAFSRRLAANCSAAPTRLQNLDVVTPDLFDNGYYRALVNSQGVFTSDMALIKDRTTAPIVRQFAQSKDAFFTQFAKSMVKLATAPRPGGNVGEIRRSCFSPNARRAIDTVVDAGEEEGFAASS; from the coding sequence ATGGCTATGGCGAGCAGCAGCGGCGGCTGGGGCGCACTGGTTCTAGCCTTCGTCACCGTCGCCGTTCTGCTCTCCCCGGCGCTGTGCGCCCCTCTGGACGGCGCCGGCTTTCACACGGCGACGTGCCCGCAGCTGGAGAGCATCGTGCTGTCCTCCGTGCAGGCGGCGCTCCAGCGCGAGGTGGcgctcgccgccggcctcctccgcaTCTTCTTCCACGACTGCTTCCCGCAGGGCTGCGACGCGTCCGTGTACCTCAAGGGCAGCGGCACGGAGCAGGCCATGGGACCCAACACCACGCTGCAGCCGCGCGCGCTGCAGCTGGTCGAGGACATCCGCGCCAAGGTGCACGCCGCGTGCGGCCCCACCGTGTCCTGCGCCGACATCTCGGCGCTCGCCACCCGCGACGCCGTCGTGCTCTCCGGCGGGCCCAACTACACCGTGCCCCAGGGCCAGTTCGACAGCCTCGCCCCGGCGTCACAGAACGCCGTCAACGCCCTCCCGTCGCCAGCCACCTCCAGCGTCTCCGCCCTCGCGCGCGCATTCAGCGCCAAGGGCCTCCGCGACCTGGCTGACCTCGTGGCGCTCTCCGGCGCCCACACCGTCGGGAGGACGGGCTGCCCGTTCTTCCGCGACCGGGCACAGCGCATGGACGACGCCTTCTCCCGCAGGCTGGCGGCCAACTGCAGCGCGGCCCCGACCCGGCTGCAGAACCTCGACGTGGTGACCCCCGACCTGTTCGACAACGGGTACTACAGGGCGCTGGTGAACAGCCAGGGCGTGTTCACCTCCGACATGGCGCTCATCAAGGACCGCACCACGGCGCCCATCGTGAGGCAGTTCGCGCAGAGCAAGGACGCCTTCTTCACGCAGTTCGCCAAGTCCATGGTCAAGCTCGCCACCGCGCCCAGGCCCGGCGGCAACGTCGGCGAGATCCGCCGCAGCTGCTTCAGCCCCAACGCCCGGCGCGCAATTGACACCGtcgtcgacgccggcgaggaggagggatTCGCCGCTTCTTCCTGA
- the LOC119366561 gene encoding peroxidase 66-like: protein MASSSLVVLAVLATVAALLLSPAMPLPVFTGDSSPGFHAASCPQLDGIVWSSVEAALRQEVAVAAGMLRLYFHDCFPQGCDASILLNTTAARETALGPNLSIQPRAMQLIESIRARAHAVCGPVVSCADITLLATRDIIVISGGPWFNVPQGNLDSLAPASQDKVFDLPAPDTASVATLVNSFATRGLGDVADLVALSGAHTIGRSQCGSFVDRSKRADDTFSRKLAANCSKHPERLQNLDVITPDLFDNAYYKALGFNQGVFTSDMALVKNKTTAPIVKRFAESKDAFFGQFARSMEKLARVPKPAGNVGEIRRFSCFRTNAQRADAATVDAAGKEEEEGFAASA, encoded by the coding sequence ATGGCGAGCAGCTCACTAGTAGTCCTGGCCGTCCTGGCCACCGTGGCCGCGCTGCTGCTCTCTCCGGCCATGCCCCTACCCGTCTTCACCGGCGACTCCTCCCCGGGCTTCCACGCGGCGTCGTGCCCGCAGCTGGACGGCATCGTGTGGTCGTCCGTGGAGGCGGCGCTGCggcaggaggtggcggtggcggcgggcaTGCTCCGCCTCTACTTCCACGACTGCTTCCCGCAGGGCTGCGACGCCTCCATCCTCCTCAACACCACCGCCGCCCGCGAGACCGCTCTCGGCCCCAACCTCAGCATCCAGCCGCGCGCCATGCAGCTTATCGAGTCCATCCGCGCCAGGGCGCACGCCGTTTGCGGGCCcgtcgtctcctgcgccgacatcaCCCTGCTCGCCACCCGCGACATCATCGTCATCTCCGGCGGGCCCTGGTTCaacgtgccgcagggcaacctcgacAGCCTCGCCCCGGCGTCGCAGGACAAGGTGTTCGACCTCCCGGCGCCTGACACGGCCAGCGTGGCGACGCTCGTGAACTCCTTCGCCACCAGGGGCCTCGGCGACGTGGCCGACCTCGTGGCGCTCTCCGGCGCGCACACCATCGGGCGGTCGCAGTGCGGCAGCTTCGTCGACCGGTCCAAGCGCGCCGACGACACCTTCTCGAGGAAGCTGGCGGCCAACTGCAGCAAGCACCCGGAGCGGCTGCAGAACCTGGACGTGATCACCCCGGACCTGTTCGACAACGCGTACTACAAGGCGCTGGGGTTCAACCAGGGCGTGTTCACCTCCGACATGGCCCTCGTGAAGAACAAGACCACCGCGCCCATCGTGAAGCGGTTCGCCGAGAGCAAGGACGCCTTCTTCGGGCAGTTCGCCAGGTCCATGGAGAAGCTCGCGAGGGTGCCCAAACCGGCCGGCAACGTGGGCGAGATCCGGCGCTTCAGCTGCTTCAGGACCAACGCCCAGCGCGCCGACGCTGCAACCGTGGACGCCGccggcaaggaggaggaggagggcttcGCCGCTTCCGCTTGA
- the LOC119361542 gene encoding zinc finger MYM-type protein 1-like — translation MAKNKRKHATLHSFFEKKRRTDVPEQIILVDAPPLVDEEEQVDEQEQIEETPISTTPPQVMRGRGNDDSAILVVEREPGLRCQISDYPPNDQEKARMAYIKHGAYHFKMDEYPPDESVTHPRKFQYHWFKSFPWLEYSPDKDAVYCFPCFLFCKKPLGKKGSDVFTVKGFKKWKRVNDGERCAFLTHMGKDSKSAHNYAAKCYDNLKNKPCHLEPLVVKQTDGDIKRNRLRLRVTVDSLRWLAFQACPFRGHDESLDSKNQGNFLEMVKLIASYDEEIGAVVLGNAPGNAKYTSPTIQKELLGIIASKVQSEIRKEIGDAKFCLLVDESRDESKREQMAVVIRFVDKPGFTRERFLDIVHVADTSSATLKEEISSVLVQHQLDVNNIRGQGYDGASNMRGEWNGLQAKFMEECPYAYYIHCFAHQLQLALVAASKEVADVHNFFDHLALVINTVVSSSKRHDELQANQVAEMEHLIELGELETGSGANQVGTLQRPCDTRWSSHYASVCSLVKLYKPTFLVLKSIATAKGSGTSPSARAKASGAVKLMMSFDFIFILHVMKELMGITDMLCKKLQQKSQDIVNAMDDVKTTKMLIQELRDNGWNKLKADVLSFCTKHGVQTPHFTSTRAEL, via the exons ATGGCCAAAAATAAAAGAAAGCATGCAACACTGCATTCTTTTTTTGAGAAGAAAAGAAGAACTGATGTTCCAGAACAAATTATTTTGGTTGATGCCCCTCCCTTGGTAGATGAAGAAgaacaagtggatgaacaagaacaaATAGAAGAAACTCCAATATCAACAACACCACCTCAGGTTATGAGAGGGAGGGGCAATGATGATTCTGCTATTTTGGTGGTAGAAAGAGAACCAGGTCTGCGGTGCCAAATTTCAGATTATCCTCCTAACGATCAAGAAAAAGCTCGAATGGCATATATAAAGCATGGGGCATATCATTTTAAAATGGATGAGTATCCTCCCGATGAGTCGGTGACCCATCCACGCAAGTTTCAATATCATTGGTTTAAGAGCTTCCCTTGGTTAGAATATTCACCGGATAAAGATGCAGTCTACTGTTTTCCATGCTTTTTATTTTGTAAGAAGCCACTTGGAAAGAAAGGATCTGATGTGTTTACAGTGAAAGGATTCAAAAAATGGAAGAGAGTTAATGACGGAGAGAGATGTGCATTCTTAACTCACATGGGAAAGGACAGTAAATCTGCTCATAATTATGCTGCAAAATGTTATGATAATCTGAAGAATAAGCCATGTCATCTGGAACCATTAGTGGTGAAGCAAACAGATGGGGATATCAAAAGGAATAGGCTGCGTCTTAGAGTAACCGTTGATTCACTACGGTGGTTAGCATTCCAAGCTTGCCCCTTCCGAGGACATGATGAAAGTCTTGATTCGAAGAACCAAGGTAATTTCCTTGAAATGGTGAAACTGATAGCTTCTTATGATGAGGAAATTGGTGCTGTAGTGTTGGGTAATGCTCCAGGCAATGCGAAGTACACATCGCCTACAATTCAAAAAGAACTTCTAGGTATCATTGCTTCTAAGGTGCAAAGTGAAATCCGTAAAGAAATAGGAGATGCCAAGTTCTGCTTGCTTGTTGACGAGTCAAGAGATGAATCCAAAAGAGAGCAAATGGCAGTAGTTATTCGTTTTGTTGATAAACCTGGTTTCACTCGTGAGCGTTTTCTTGATATTGTTCATGTTGCTGATACATCTTCGGCTACTCtaaaagaagagatatcatctgttTTGGTTCAACATCAGTTAGATGTGAACAATATTCGCGGTCAAGGGTACGATGGTGCTAGTAACATGCGTGGAGAGTGGAATGGACTACAAGCAAAGTTCATGGAGGAGTGTCCTTATGCATATTATATCCATTGTTTTGCTCATCAGTTGCAGCTAGCTCTTGTTGCTGCATCAAAAGAAGTAGCTGATGTTCACAACTTTTTTGATCATCTTGCTCTTGTTATCAATACGGTTGTGTCTTCTAGTAAGAGACATGATGAGTTGCAAGCAAATCAAGTTGCTGAAATGGAGCATTtgattgagctcggtgagcttgaaaCTGGAAGTGGGGCTAATCAAGTCGGAACTTTACAACGGCCTTGTGATACTAGGTGGAGTTCACACTATGCTTCTGTTTGCAGCCTTGTGAAATTGTACAAACCAACATTTTTGGTACTTAAAAGCATTGCAACTGCTAAAGGATCTGGTACTTCACCTTCCGCACGAGCAAAGGCTTCTGGTGCTGTTAAGTTGATGATGTCTTTTGACTTCATATTTATTCTGCATGTCATGAAAGAACTTATGGGAATCACGGACATGCTATGCAAAAAGTTGCAACAAAAGTCTCAAGATATTGTGAATGCCATGGATGATGTTAAGACTACCAAAATGTTGATCCAGGAGCTAAGAGATAATGGTTGGAACAAGCTTAAAGCTGACGTGCTTTCATTCTGTACCAAACATGGAGTTCAAACACCACATTTCA CAAGCACAAGAGCTGAATTGTAG